The following proteins come from a genomic window of Myroides odoratus DSM 2801:
- a CDS encoding IS66 family transposase, producing MSSLYRQKQRFSRENIDIASSIIDGWEAQSMDALKPLYQKLVIDIKKEGYFQVDETTIKVLG from the coding sequence TTGAGTTCCTTATATAGACAGAAGCAACGCTTTTCCAGAGAGAACATCGATATAGCCTCTTCTATAATAGATGGTTGGGAAGCTCAAAGTATGGATGCTTTAAAGCCACTATACCAAAAGCTTGTGATAGACATCAAAAAAGAAGGTTATTTTCAAGTTGATGAAACCACCATCAAAGTCTTAGGATGA
- a CDS encoding IS3 family transposase translates to MIYMFIFDHEHEFPIGIMCKVLEVSRSGYYHWKRSPVNKRKQAKADLKRVITEVYLEFKQRYGSPRLTIELNARGYKISKPTVAKYMKELGLRSKIARRYRITTDSEHNYLVVENILDRQFTQTEPGKAWVSDITYIAVKEGFIYLTTIIDLYDRKVIGWSLSKDMSTENTTLAAFKMAKKNRVFEEGLIFHSDQGVQYANYKFANYLESFNVVRSMSRKANCWDNAVAESFFKSLKVEMVYGNLQLSTKQMESKVFEYIEMWYNKKRRHSYLNYKTINEFNQIININKAA, encoded by the coding sequence ATGATTTACATGTTCATATTTGATCATGAACATGAATTTCCGATTGGGATTATGTGTAAAGTTTTAGAGGTAAGTAGAAGTGGTTATTATCATTGGAAACGGTCTCCTGTTAATAAAAGAAAACAAGCCAAAGCAGATCTAAAACGTGTTATTACAGAAGTTTATCTAGAATTTAAACAACGTTATGGCAGTCCTCGTCTTACAATAGAACTCAATGCCCGAGGTTATAAAATATCTAAACCAACTGTTGCTAAGTACATGAAAGAGTTAGGATTACGTAGTAAAATAGCTCGACGATATAGAATAACCACAGACTCTGAACACAATTATTTAGTGGTTGAAAATATTTTAGATAGACAATTTACACAAACTGAACCAGGGAAAGCCTGGGTGTCTGACATTACTTATATCGCTGTTAAAGAAGGGTTTATTTACCTAACTACAATAATAGATTTATACGATAGAAAGGTTATTGGATGGAGTTTGAGTAAAGATATGTCAACAGAAAATACCACCTTGGCTGCCTTTAAAATGGCTAAAAAGAACAGAGTTTTTGAAGAAGGACTAATTTTCCATTCTGACCAAGGAGTACAATATGCAAACTACAAATTTGCAAACTATTTAGAGTCCTTTAATGTTGTTAGAAGCATGAGTAGGAAGGCTAATTGTTGGGATAATGCTGTAGCAGAAAGCTTCTTTAAATCCTTAAAAGTGGAGATGGTTTATGGGAATTTACAATTAAGTACAAAGCAAATGGAATCTAAAGTCTTTGAATATATCGAAATGTGGTATAATAAAAAACGAAGACACTCCTACTTAAACTACAAGACAATCAACGAATTTAATCAAATAATAAATATTAATAAAGCTGCTTAA
- a CDS encoding transposase domain-containing protein → MVYTFFANCKKHDVNPYQWLKYILENIQTINHKNITDLYPDNYKKLIVDNVEE, encoded by the coding sequence ATGGTTTACACGTTCTTTGCTAATTGTAAAAAGCACGATGTTAATCCATACCAATGGCTTAAATATATTCTTGAAAATATTCAAACCATAAACCACAAGAATATTACAGATCTATATCCTGATAACTACAAGAAACTTATCGTAGATAATGTAGAAGAATAA
- a CDS encoding transposase, producing MKRIRKAYDAAFKQQAVELAKERTNKSELARELGIRPTLLYKWCKEAQELGDASFPGNGKQKLTPEQERIKELEKKLAAVELEHEILKKAIGIFSKTGK from the coding sequence ATGAAAAGAATTAGAAAGGCCTACGATGCTGCTTTTAAGCAGCAAGCCGTTGAACTGGCTAAGGAAAGAACAAACAAATCAGAATTGGCTCGTGAACTTGGAATCAGACCCACATTATTGTATAAATGGTGTAAAGAAGCTCAAGAGTTAGGCGATGCTAGTTTTCCAGGTAATGGTAAACAAAAGCTGACTCCAGAACAAGAAAGGATAAAAGAGTTAGAAAAGAAGTTAGCGGCTGTTGAATTAGAACATGAAATATTAAAAAAAGCAATCGGCATTTTCTCAAAGACCGGCAAATGA
- a CDS encoding group II intron maturase-specific domain-containing protein, producing MVKIIEDLGLWLNPTLQGWINYYWKFYKTDLYGLFN from the coding sequence ATGGTCAAAATTATTGAAGATTTAGGTTTGTGGTTAAATCCGACTCTTCAAGGATGGATTAATTACTATTGGAAGTTTTACAAAACTGACTTATATGGTTTGTTTAATTAA
- a CDS encoding helix-turn-helix domain-containing protein, with protein sequence MIQTLNHINPMDILKNILISIPMISSMTCGTIFFIVFHRSLSPLENRIRQTLGGYYISMVVLWLLTSFSTLDNIYQPYLIPIFFLLIQIIHVAFYHFICYIIPLKEKFNLLHYKLAAAIFLMTVVLTYLLSTTAGFNQLNLDHFFYQYLYVYVCLNSVCYTSLCWLRFYTNSKEIASDPEAKSKFNWIKYLLILRTMYLILFIFNIKRIVIIDIILVLLVATQHILTTYNILQRNIVDKIFNDSKKNILLSSGQIVSIDNKGTIENIAITANDIIKKPIDANSLLSENDIIDYFATKKPFLDKNYKLDDLVSHFHVNRTYMSKFINTTFSLNFNQLINNWRLKEIDELVSKSGDLSLEEIILKVGFSNYRHYLRAKENYEQLKK encoded by the coding sequence ATGATTCAAACATTAAATCACATTAACCCTATGGATATTCTAAAAAATATATTAATTTCCATTCCCATGATATCGTCAATGACTTGCGGTACAATTTTTTTTATTGTTTTTCATCGAAGTTTATCTCCATTAGAAAATAGAATAAGACAGACCCTTGGGGGATACTATATCTCAATGGTTGTTTTATGGCTTTTAACAAGTTTCTCTACCTTAGATAACATCTATCAACCATACTTAATACCAATATTTTTTTTATTAATCCAAATAATACATGTTGCATTCTATCACTTTATTTGTTACATAATTCCCTTAAAAGAAAAATTCAACTTACTTCATTATAAACTAGCTGCTGCTATATTTTTAATGACTGTAGTATTGACCTATCTCTTAAGTACTACTGCTGGGTTTAATCAACTTAATTTAGATCATTTTTTCTATCAATATCTCTATGTATATGTTTGCCTAAATTCAGTTTGCTACACAAGTCTATGCTGGTTAAGATTTTACACCAATAGTAAAGAAATCGCTAGCGATCCAGAAGCTAAATCTAAATTTAACTGGATAAAGTATTTATTAATATTAAGAACTATGTATCTTATTCTTTTTATTTTTAATATTAAAAGAATTGTTATTATTGATATTATACTCGTTCTTTTAGTAGCCACTCAACATATTTTAACAACATACAATATACTTCAAAGAAATATTGTTGATAAAATATTTAATGATTCCAAAAAAAATATTCTACTCTCTTCAGGTCAAATTGTGTCCATTGACAATAAAGGAACAATTGAAAATATTGCTATAACCGCAAACGATATTATTAAAAAACCAATAGATGCTAATAGCCTATTGTCAGAAAATGACATTATAGATTATTTTGCTACTAAAAAACCTTTTTTAGATAAAAATTACAAATTAGACGACTTAGTATCACACTTTCATGTCAATAGAACATATATGTCTAAATTTATTAATACAACTTTTTCTTTAAATTTTAATCAACTTATTAATAATTGGAGATTAAAAGAAATAGATGAGCTTGTATCAAAATCAGGAGATTTAAGTTTAGAAGAAATTATCTTAAAAGTTGGTTTTTCAAATTACCGTCATTATTTAAGAGCAAAAGAAAATTATGAACAACTAAAAAAATAA
- a CDS encoding IS66 family transposase, with protein MYHIPISKLVMFNYSPTRNSSVALPILENFKGYLQIDGYMGGKAYGNKSDVTHLGCWTHASREFERALDNDKIKAQHVLVEIQKLYAVEHKAKEKNLAPDQIKELRVKESLPIINEMGKYMVVQMNLTIPKSQIGKAFAYSQTRWDNLLPTQWKLTDRQQPYGLHVLC; from the coding sequence GTGTATCACATACCTATATCCAAACTCGTGATGTTTAATTACAGTCCTACTCGTAACAGTAGCGTTGCACTCCCCATATTAGAAAACTTTAAAGGATATCTGCAAATTGATGGTTACATGGGGGGTAAAGCCTACGGAAATAAATCAGATGTTACACATTTGGGGTGTTGGACACATGCTAGTCGTGAGTTTGAGAGAGCATTAGATAATGATAAAATAAAGGCTCAGCATGTACTTGTAGAAATACAGAAATTATATGCTGTAGAACACAAAGCTAAAGAAAAAAACTTAGCTCCTGACCAAATCAAAGAACTTCGTGTAAAAGAGAGTTTACCTATTATCAATGAAATGGGTAAATATATGGTTGTTCAAATGAACCTAACTATACCTAAAAGTCAAATAGGTAAAGCTTTTGCTTACTCACAAACAAGATGGGATAATCTATTACCTACACAATGGAAACTTACAGATAGACAACAACCTTATGGTTTACACGTTCTTTGCTAA